The genomic interval gaataaataaactttgcattgatgtatggttttgttaggataagccaagatacaactagttgaatatctggaatctgagggtgcaaaaaaaaaaaaaaaaaaaaaaaaaaaaaaaaaaaaaaaaaatcaccatatcttaattatattttgcataaaagaaaaaaatcgatATTTTTTACCTGTACAAtgtaattttggctattgctactaatatacctgtgctacttaagactggttttgtggcccagggtcacatattagaatgatttctgaaggatcatgtgacactgaagactggagtaatgatgctgaaaattcagcattgcatcacagaaataaattacatttaaaatatattcaaacagaaatcagttattttcgattgtaataacatttcacaatatttttgtatttttactaaaaataagcaaataaatgcatgcatacatGCCTTGGTGAgagaaatttatttgaaaatcactttaaaacaaatctgaacagacatcaaacttttgaacggtagtgtagtTTATTACCTCTAGTGAACTGCTGTACCATGGCACAACAATGTTGCCATAgcacttttttccacatttcaAAAGGCATACCTTTGATATAATGTAGACTGCACAGAGCAGCAGCTGGTCCAGGTGTCTGTCTTTCATCAGGTCAGTGCAGTGCAGTAGCGAGTGCTCAAAACACGTCCAAATCTTCCCTCGCAGCTCTGATGAGATATCCAGCTTCAAACACAGGTCTCGCAGACGCACACTAGCTAAATGATACACctgaaaaaaaacccaacaaaacATATGCAACGCAGCCAACAAAGATCTTCATTCAACAGTACATGGTGGAAGTCGAAGAATGCGTTTTCTCACCTTCCTGAAGAATAGGGCGAGGGATCCTGTGCGGCGGGGTTTGTTGACGGCCAGCGGCTGTGTGTCGGAGCTGGCGGGTGGTGCTGCAGCTCGGCTGGGGGAGGCGGTCAGTAAGACTTGAGCGGTAAGGGGGTTCATGTCATTGGCTTGAAGCTGGATGACTGTGATGCCGCCTGTATCGTTCTTTACCACTAAAGGATGAGGAACCATCATGTCAACAAACGctttgtcaaataaatgtaagaagAAGGGGAAGAGACAGATTTGGTATACCTGGCAGTGGAATAGTTAGCTGCTGGCCGTTTCCGGTTGCCATTGAGAGGACAGTCGTTGTGGTGGTAGTGTTCTGGTTGTTATCCGAGATGCTGGGAATGATTTTGATGGGAGTGACTGAGATTCTTTTAATTGGGGACTGTGGTGGAGGGTCGTCACCAAACAAGCGTCTCTTGGCACTGCCAGCTGCAGGTGAGCTGTAGCGGTCATGGAGAGAGATGGGAGACTGAGGGATGTCTAagagagaaattaaaaaaaaattatgagtaCATCTTTTTTAATGAGCTAAAATGAACTAACAATGtacatttatacttttttaaattacctttaacaaagattaataaatactataacaatgttttgctcattgttagttaatgcatttattaacattaactaaaggacctcattgtaaagtgttacctaactaaatatacagtaatatttcatatatgcaTTTATCTAGGCACTTTAAAATGGTGAACAGTCCAAAAATATTCCTAGTAATTTTtttccaatcaaatgctctttaGCAGGTTTAATTATACACATGCATGGCATCTCATAGAGCTCAGCCTCTCATTTTAAGACACGTGTTACCTTTGCGTGCACTGGAGCCCAGGCCTGTGCGGACCTCCCTGATGCGAGGGTGGATGATGGGGGATAGCGCCACCAAAGGGAGGTGAGTGGGACCACCTGCATTGTTGCCCGTGTcaaaattactgggaaaattCACCTAcgaaacacacaaaaaaaacaggttaTATCTGTAATTTAATTCCTGACAATCTGTTCACCCTACAAAAGTGGTTTGACAGTGTATGCATGTACCTCTTCTACAGTGGGGACTTTATTGTTAGCGTTGTTGAGTGCTGTCCACAGGGCCGAGTCTCTTGTCCAGGCTTTGCTTTCCAGCACCTGCTCCTCTATACTGTTCAAATGCTTCACCATGTCTCGGGACAAACCCTCCTCAGAGCGGATGAACACCTCAATCACCTACACATACACATGTACATTTGCTTTAGTACTtcaatttaaactattttttttaacagtttgtgatttttttttttctacagacATCAATATCAACTGCAAAATGATGCAATAGTACACCATTCTTTACCTTGTAAAAGTAGAAAGGCGGAATCTGAAAAACTTCCAGTATCCAAGGGAAGGTTCTTTGAGAGCTGTATGCAAACAGCACCACCTCCAGACAACATGCCAACAGGGAGCAATGGAGCACCTCCTGCTCCAACAGGACCTGATAGAGATCAGGAGAAGAGAGGAAGAGGTTGCAATCTTATAAAAAAAGCAGAAAGTAAGATCTGAagatataaaacaaaaagatcATCTGGCAAAAATCCATTTTCGTCTTTGTGTTTGGTGATAAATACACATTATTTGGTATTAGGGGCGAATGGTTTTTACTAGTGTATTTATCAAGTTTAGCAGTTACACTGACTTACCGCCATGTCTTTCCCTTGTAATCTCTTCATCTCTTGAGTCATGATATTCTCCAGGATCTTAAAGTACAAGATCTCCGCCAGCTTCAGACGATTCTCTGCGAAATCTACACACAAGAACCTGCACTTACTTACATGATAAAATATGAGGCTTTCATAACAGTCATCTCTATCAAACATCTTTAAGATGTGCAGTATATCTGACCCATATGTGCTCCTGGCAGGTCATCTGtgggtttggtgtaggcctGTTTAAACCTCTCTCCCATAGTCTTCACTCGGTTCAGAACGGACTCAGTGGGATTTCGAGAGCAGGAACTataaaaacatggtgaaaaaacacaaaaacttaAGACTGATGGCATTCATGATGGTTATGTATAGTTAAATGTACATGCATACCATGTCCAATTTAAAACTAACCAAAATGAACTATTTGAGTGTCGTTTGATTTTGGCAGATACTTACTTAAAAATTTGGACCAGAGCATCACTTGGAGCATTTCGGAGGCCGGACACCATGCTCTGCAGTCGACTCACACTTTGGGTAGCTGAAGAAACGGGGGTGACCAGCACCTCTTTCTCCTTCAGATATCGTCGACCCGTTAGAGGCGTAGAGGGAGCAAGAGAGCGTGTCTATGCAAAAACACAGCAGGAAGGAGCAAAAGCTTGAGGTTAGtaagacttttatttaaaaaaaaaacttttcagcaaggacatgttaaaaaatgtatcatgctGCACAGATATTTTAAGCTGCACAACTCTTTTCAACATTAATGgtgataaaaatacatttttcttaagcagcaattagcatattctgaaggatcatgtgacactgaagactggagtaatgatgctgataattcagccttgcatcataggaataacaGCATCTTAAAATTTGAATATTGAAAACTAAATttgaatatttcacaatgttattGTTTCTACTGCATTCTTTTCCTCAAATAAAagacttgatgagcataagagacatcttaaaaaccattttaacatatttagtaTTGCAAAaagtagggctgggcaatatggcaaaaaataaaaaataaaaaaataagaccGTTTAACCAATTCtcgatttttatttatttattttttttttttacaatttttacctagtcaacttgaaaatgtaactacaacatgattcaaataactttttctttataaatcctCTAGTTAAAGgaaattctattccaagtgcaccaaAAGTTGtgaacacacatatacatgtatacatatacatacatatatatatatatatatatatatatatatatatacacatatacatatacatatatatatatatatataaaaaacatatatacacacacacacacacacacacacacacacacacacatatatacactaaTCATAAAGACTGAGATTTCAACTAAGATTGGCAATCAGCAGCATCATGGACGTTACTCTAATGTGGCAGCAGTGAAAGAAATCTTCAGTACCTTCTCAAAGTGCTGTTGAAGGTTGTTCTCCACCTGCATGCGGGCGGACAGTTGACCTGATGGAGGCTCAGCGGTGGCCTTGCGAGGTGTGCCAATCTCCTCATCTGCGTCAGCCCCCAAAAACACTCGCTCATCGAAATCACCCACAGTCAATACATATTCCTCATACTCACGATTTATGgctttactgagaaaaaaaaaaatcatatacaaGTAGATATTGAAATaaggcattttattttatgtttaaatacaaatttgctttgaaatgctaaaaacagccaaaaaatttatacaaaaatttCATAGCACATGCTTACTTGTTGTCTTGGAAATTCGGGGTATCCAGTAACTCAGTCAGACTCTCAGCATCACCTTTTAATATCTGAGGAAAATAAGTCAATCATTTGAGAATGTGGCACACATGACATGGCTGTAAACAATCATATTGTTCTTGCAGTGTAGATTGGTTGTATAAGTGTTTATGTGTTCCTCACTCTTTTCTCAAACAGTGTCTTTATGTAGGGTTTGAAGTAGTGCTCCTTTATGCCTTTGGCCTCCACCACCAACCCATCATGTAGCTCACACAACTTGTCCATGACGCAGGGCATTTCCTCCAAGTTTTCTGTGTCCTTTGGCAGTCCTAAAAAGAGGTGAGCAACAGACTATAAATGAAGCAATTACAACAAAGCAACCTACTCACTTGACcataaattaatcttttaagtTTTTAGTTTATGTTTCAATCCTAAATTGCAGCATCTGTATGCTAGGACACTCCTGAAGCCTGATTAAACGACAaagacaaagaaacaaagaaaacgTGTTATTGTGATACAACCGTGATGTTCTGTGGTCTGCCCTAGGTTTCTGATTCAACAGATAATacaggaaagaaaacaaatcacAAGCCATTTTATAGGGCCATTAATTAGTAGTTAGAAGTTGTTGTGTTCCAAATGCACAACGAATTCACATATTCAGTCAATATTTCAAAACTAAGTGCACTACCTTGCAAGTAAATCCTCTAATGCAATCAATGGACTCACTTGTAACTCTGTCTGCCTTCTTAAGGATAATGACTTGTAAACATAAAATCAACAATTAATCAAGGAAACATTCTCTCACAGCGAGCTGAAGGGAGTTTTACCTCTGAAATATTGATTGATGAGATCTTTTTTGTTGGAACACATGAGGGCGTTGCAAAACACAAGGTCCAGACAGCAGAGCAGGAGGTGGTAGGAGTTGACCAGATCATCTCCAATCATACGGAAATTACctgaaataaagcagaaatCACGTCATGAGCTTGCTTTAccaaatcccaaacttttaaaaacatagtgTTTTTACTTGTTTGACTGCAAACCTTcacaatttattcatttactatggctgtgaaataattaaaagatattttattttacatagttAATAGTATTATTGGATGCAAAGTGTGCAAGTAGTCTTATCTAAACCCCACTGACAGCCTATAGTTCAAACAGGGAAGGCTTCTTTCAGGCTAATTACCTTTTGTATACACAAAGAGAGTCCAACAAAACTTGAAGACATCACTGATGTGACATGGAAGACGCCtacaaaagaaataaatgtatgttaCACCCTTTTCTCTTTCCAAACAAAGCAAGAATGGAGAGAAAAGCGGGTAGATTTACCGGTGTTTGCGGCTTCTAGGCATCCTGGGAGGTTCGCCCTGAGGATTCTGAAACATGTCCAGAAATATTGGCTCAAATTTACGAAAAATCACTGTTGACACTTCAAAATTGCGCTCCAGGCGACCTATGCGGCTGCGGAAATCCTGAGAGAGGTTCGACATGTCTGACCATTTCTTCATCTTGCTGAAGAACTGGATCAAACTAGAGGAAAGAAAGCataacacacattttaataCAAACACCTCCATTTATTAGAAAAGAAAATCCTTGGAAGCATGAAATAAACGCTCTTGCCATTGAGCATATCGTTTCTCTTCTTACTtttaaaactcaaactttttcaTAATACAAACAGAAATTACAGGAGATGCCGCCCATCCTACAGGTATCTGTTTATGTCTGTTTGAGATATTACCTGAGCTTTGCCGAACGCAGGATCCTTGTAAGGGAAACGCCGTTTCCTTCCATCACACCCCGTCCCACAGTGGGGATGGAGCTCTTCCTACAGGCAGCATACAGAGAGCAGGCCAGCCAGTGAATGACATCACCCTGAGGCAACCAAACACAtgacacaaataaacacatataATCACACAGCCTACTGTCATATGAGATGCATACATTTCAAGGGCCTAAATTATCAAGAGAACATGTTATACACAATCTACTACATGCCTTGTGTCATATGATAGATAGTTTATACTTTTTCAGGCTTTTTagcataattgtaaaaatgacaaCCTCCGGGTCActatattcaaaagtttttaagattgagtacgatttttttttctttaaaagtctcttctgctcaccaagcctgcatttatttgattcaaagtacagcaaaaacagtaaaattctgaaatatttttaccatttaaaataactgtctatttgagtattttttaaaatgttacttattcctgtgatttcaaagctgactttagcatcattactccagtccagAAGAAccgcatttatctgaaatacaaatcttttgtaacatcattaatgtctttatcatcactttcgaTCAACTAAAAGcatccatgctaaataaaagtattctataatttctttcacaaaaaattagaattaaaattgtaaaaattatactgtctccaagcttttgaatggtatattgtataatgttacaaaagctttttatttcagataaatgctgatctttggatctttctatttatcaaagaatcctgaaaattatattaatctgttttaaatactgaaaataataataataaaatgtttcttgaacagcaaatcagtgtattagaatgacttatgaaggaccatgtgacactgaagactggagtaatgatgttaaaaatttagctttgatcacaggaataaatgtgaccctggaccacaaaaccagtcttaagtcgctggggtttatttgtagcaatagccaaaaatacatggtatgggtcaaaattattgatttttcttttatggcaaaaatcattaggaaattaagtaaagatcatgttccatgaagatattttgtaaaattcctactgtaaatgtatgaaaaattaatttttgattagtaatatacattgttaagaacattaacataaaggcaattttctcaatatttagatttttttgcaccctcagattcctgatttttaaatagttgtatctcaaatattgtcccatcctaacaaactatacattaataaaaaaagcttatttatccagctttaatatgacgtataaatctcaattttgaaaaaatgacacttatgactggttttgtgatccagggtcacaaattacatttaaaagcatattcaaacacaaagcagttattttaaacagtaaaaatatttcacaattttactgtttttgctgtatgtttgatcaaataaatacaggcttggtgagcagaagagaatacgttaaaaaaatgtatataaaagcCATGGAAGCCTGACGtatcaaatattatataaaacatatgcaaaaaaaaaaaaaaaaaaacagtctgtcTAAAGGTTGTATTTTTAACTAATCAGATTATTTCATATGTCAGTTTTTACAGGGTTAAGATTGAATAAAATGAACACCACTAATATCCTTAATCTACAGACGTCTACAATCTGACAGATCTAACAACCGTCTACTATCAAAGATCTAGCAACCAGTAAGAAATGTGTGGAAATATGTATGTTTCCCAGCATTCCCTTTAAATGACTTCCTCATCTTCTCGTTGTGTTTATGTCATGTGACATATCAGGGAGTCCTCAGTTATTTCAGaagcagaaataaaaatgcGTTTTTAAATTACGTTGAGATATCTTTGGACGCTGACCGTGGTACTTTGGAATTCGTGTAGCATAGCACCATGGTATAACCATGGTATATTGGATATTTAATATGATAGTATCATGGTATTTCTACCGTGGTactttagaaaaaaacagtgtgaATGTCGTACTTGTTGCTGCCTCATAGTTAGGGACTGGTAAAGAAATATTTACTAACTACTACTGGTTATCTTGACTATTCTGCATGAATACACAGATGAGGTAAAGGCAGGCAGAAGTCATTTAGTTCCTGTCATTTAGTTGTTGTTTGAATATGAATTACAGTCGAACCTCCAGCGTGTAGGTGTTCCAGATGGACCTGAAGTTCTGAAGCGCTTCTGCTGCCGTCTCTTCGTCCATATTGAGCTCCTGGCAAAGCGCTTCGAAATTACTCCGAATCGAACCATCGGCTGATTTAACGGACTCCGTATCCGTTTCATCTCCACGCATTGCTGGAATCcgttaaaatcctttaatgtcCAAAGAAAAGTGTTTGGGTGAAACACGGAGTTGACCTGGAGCGCCGCTGTCTGACCTCCTAATGCTATCCCACAATGCCGAGACATACGAATGGCGCGAAAACGGGCGCCTCTCAGCCAATGGCAGAACAGGAGTAGATGGCGTCATTACAACAACAAAGACGACAGCGAAGCAGCATGGAGGATTTAAACTTCCTCACGGTGTTTACCAAACcattctataaaatataaagaatataaatacaatatatacgCTTCGACTTTAAACTAAAGTCGCCCGTTTTGGTCTTTATTCCGGGACTTAATCTGTAACAGCTAAAACAAATGTATTCATGAGAATTGTCTATGCAACGctcgttttgttgttttttaaatcttatttattttatatattatacttatATGCTACTCAGTTACAATTATTAGTAattatatttacactaccagtcaaaaaaattttgaacagtaagatttttaatgtttttttttaaagaagtctcttctgctcatcaagcctgcatgtatttgatccaaagtacagcaaaaacagtacaattttgaaatgtttttactatttaaaataactgttttctatttgaatatattttaaaatgtaatttattcctgtgatttcaaatctgaatttactccagtcacatgattcttcagaaatcattctaatgttctgatttgctcagtaataataataataattattatgttgaaaacagatttttttccagtttCTTCACTGAATAgatagttcaaaagaacagcatttatgtgaaataaaaatcttttgtaacattataaatgttatatattactgcttttgctgtgttttgatcaaataaatacaggcttgataagcagaagagaattctttaaaaagtactgttcaaaaactttttactagTAATGTACATATTATTTGTTATAcatgtaattataaattataacacTAATTAAAACACTCCACATACACCATACTTTAAATGAACTCTTTAAAGCATTAAAGACAAATTTATAAAgtatctacattttttttttcaaacctaCGTTCATTATTTGCTCAATCACTGATTTATGCAACAATCAATATCAGTCAAGAAATTAGATCTAGATAAAAACctgcacatttaaaaattgttggCAGACAACTAACTGATCAACATCAGACATATTGACTTGAAAGTTGAAAGTCATCTTTTATTGCACAATAAAAGATCACATACCATGGTTTGAATTATATGATTGGTCCACATCGGTGTACAGGAGctatttgaacaaaaacaaaatatcccaaaataaaaaaataaaataaaataataaaaacacccaCGACTCTCAGCATTGTTGCAGATTTCATACCAAGagtataagttcactttttgtCGAGTAATCATCCCAATATAGTGCACTTGCTTCAATGTAACTACGAACTTACAGTACTTCCTTGTCATGAACACTGACCATTGTTAGTTGTATCAAATTGATTCAATGTTATTCTACAAGATCTTAAAGAACAGAACCTCCAGCGTAGGCTCAATAGAGACGTAAGCGCAGTTCTGCGTGGTACGTGATGCACTGATGTGCCATGAACACTAAGGACTTGAGTCCGGATTTTATTCTGTTTGGCTAAGCAGCTGTTATACACTCCATATATAACACTCCATAGTATGGGATGTTGCTCTGCCTCAGATGTTGTGACTGGGTCTTTTTAGCAGGTCCTGACATGCA from Labeo rohita strain BAU-BD-2019 chromosome 6, IGBB_LRoh.1.0, whole genome shotgun sequence carries:
- the rbl1 gene encoding retinoblastoma-like protein 1, whose amino-acid sequence is MRGDETDTESVKSADGSIRSNFEALCQELNMDEETAAEALQNFRSIWNTYTLEGDVIHWLACSLYAACRKSSIPTVGRGVMEGNGVSLTRILRSAKLSLIQFFSKMKKWSDMSNLSQDFRSRIGRLERNFEVSTVIFRKFEPIFLDMFQNPQGEPPRMPRSRKHRRLPCHISDVFKFCWTLFVYTKGNFRMIGDDLVNSYHLLLCCLDLVFCNALMCSNKKDLINQYFRGLPKDTENLEEMPCVMDKLCELHDGLVVEAKGIKEHYFKPYIKTLFEKRILKGDAESLTELLDTPNFQDNNKAINREYEEYVLTVGDFDERVFLGADADEEIGTPRKATAEPPSGQLSARMQVENNLQQHFEKTRSLAPSTPLTGRRYLKEKEVLVTPVSSATQSVSRLQSMVSGLRNAPSDALVQIFNSCSRNPTESVLNRVKTMGERFKQAYTKPTDDLPGAHMDFAENRLKLAEILYFKILENIMTQEMKRLQGKDMAVLLEQEVLHCSLLACCLEVVLFAYSSQRTFPWILEVFQIPPFYFYKVIEVFIRSEEGLSRDMVKHLNSIEEQVLESKAWTRDSALWTALNNANNKVPTVEEVNFPSNFDTGNNAGGPTHLPLVALSPIIHPRIREVRTGLGSSARKDIPQSPISLHDRYSSPAAGSAKRRLFGDDPPPQSPIKRISVTPIKIIPSISDNNQNTTTTTTVLSMATGNGQQLTIPLPVVKNDTGGITVIQLQANDMNPLTAQVLLTASPSRAAAPPASSDTQPLAVNKPRRTGSLALFFRKVYHLASVRLRDLCLKLDISSELRGKIWTCFEHSLLHCTDLMKDRHLDQLLLCAVYIISKITKEEHTFQDIMKCYRTQPQANSHVYRSVLLKRRPREQQTDENMEVDPPADQSNERTEQTDRTEADSESEERGDLIQFYNSVYVLKMKSFALKYAHSTLDNKMEAPPLSPFPSVRAQPLSPRRVSQRHSIFVSPHKNGSSLTPSTAYTYKFTGSPSKELSDINQMIRQGGVSKKRAFTMEGDETESPSKCLRQESDDVLLKRLQDVVSERASL